Proteins from one Ahaetulla prasina isolate Xishuangbanna chromosome 2, ASM2864084v1, whole genome shotgun sequence genomic window:
- the LOC131190355 gene encoding zinc finger protein OZF-like codes for MANFADFAKNRAAPSKYRNHTGEKTIECSDCGKCFCDHSNLVIHQRTHTGEKPFEYTDCGKSFSTNSSLVRHQRVHTGEKPFECSECGRRFSLNSSLVKHQRTHTGEKPFKCPDCGKSFNLNSSLIGQQRNHTGEKTFKCSGCGKRFSQNSNLICHRRIHTGEKPFECPDCRKSFSQHSNLVTHQRTHTGEKSFKRPDCGKSFSLNSSLIGHQRNHTGEKTIECSDCGKCFCDHSNLVIHQRTHTGEKPFEYTDCGKSFSTNSSLVRHQRVHTGEKPFECSECGRRFSLNSSLVKHQRTHTGEKPFKCPDCGKSFNLNSSLIGQQRNHTGEKTFKCSGCGKRFSQNSNLICHRRIHTGEKPFECPDCGKDLSTRVNLINHVLIHTGEKPFKCPECGQCFRQQSTLITHRKIHMRPQVRSVEKCNLTTKNL; via the exons atggccaactttgcagactttGCTAAAAATCGCgccgcgccgtccaaatac AGgaatcacacaggagagaaaaccATTGAgtgttctgattgtgggaaatgtttctgtGATCATTCCAACTTGGTGATTcaccaaaggactcacacaggagagaaaccatttgaatatactgattgtgggaaaagtttcagtacgAATTCCAGCCTGGTTAGACACCAGAgggttcacacaggagagaaaccatttgaatgttCTGAGTGTGGAAGACGTTTCAGTCTGAATTCCAGTCTGgttaaacaccagaggactcatacaggagagaaaccctttaaatgtcctgactgtgggaaaagtttcaatctGAATTCCAGCCTTATTGGCCAACAGAGgaatcacacaggagagaaaaccTTTAAATGTTCTGGCTGTGGGAaacgtttcagtcagaattccaacctcATTTGCCACCGGAGGATTCACACCGGAGaaaaaccttttgaatgtcctgattgtagaAAAAGTTTCAGTCAGCATTCCAACCTGGTGacgcaccagaggactcacacaggagagaaatccTTTAAAAgacctgactgtgggaaaagtttcagtctgaATTCCAGCCTTATTGGCCACCAGAGgaatcacacaggagagaaaaccATTGAgtgttctgattgtgggaaatgtttctgtGATCATTCCAACTTGGTGATTcaccaaaggactcacacaggagagaaaccatttgaatatactgattgtgggaaaagtttcagtacgAATTCCAGCCTGGTTAGACACCAGAgggttcacacaggagagaaaccatttgaatgttCTGAGTGTGGAAGACGTTTCAGTCTGAATTCCAGTCTGgttaaacaccagaggactcatacaggagagaaaccctttaaatgtcctgactgtgggaaaagtttcaatctGAATTCCAGCCTTATTGGCCAACAGAGgaatcacacaggagagaaaaccTTTAAATGTTCTGGCTGTGGGAaacgtttcagtcagaattccaacctcATTTGCCACCGGAGGATTCACACcggagagaaaccttttgaatgtcctgactgtgggaaagatCTCAGTACTAGGGTTAACCTTATAAATCATGTCCTTATAcacacgggggagaaaccgtTCAAGTGCCCTGAGTGTGGACAGTGCTTCAGGCAACAATCCACCCTTATCACACACAGGAAAATCCACATGAGGCCTCAAGTAAGAAGTGTAGAGAAGTGTAATTTGACTACAAAGAATTTGtaa